A window of Nodosilinea sp. FACHB-141 contains these coding sequences:
- a CDS encoding ABC transporter ATP-binding protein, producing MTLATAAQSPLDAKPKLSTMGRFLRYFAPYRQDLPIALLLVAIGATTQAIGPLLIGWAIDNLILQGNLPGLLWMLAALTVIYLVGVWAIRGQIWRMGAIVQRLLGQLRQDIFDKIQSLPVSFFDRSEAGDLMSRLLNDVNTVNQAFGLTIPQVLGQTFSLLGIIIAMLSINLQLGLLSNLVVPLMIFTTGFFSRWARSRFRLTRQTIGDLSAKLEEDIGSVKEAQAFNRTQLNIEEFDSLNAANRKANVQAVAVTAAFLPSIDLLNTLATAGVTAYGGYLAVTGVMTVGTVTAFVLYVQQFFRPIQILSQFYTQAQSALAGLDRIFLLLDEPATLQDALNATEMPPIKGEVWFESVGFGYTPNQRVLKEVNLCAQPGQMVALVGPTGAGKSTIINLIMRFYDVSEGAVRIDGVDVRSVTQASLRRQIGIVLQDNLLFTGTVAENIAFGAPHASQADIEAAAQAANVHEFITSLPQGYSTRLGERGAPLSQGQRQLVSIARAVLIDPRILLLDEATSSIDTRTEGLVQEAIARLLHNRTSFVIAHRLSTVTQADQVLVIQQGDIVERGTHAELIARQGIYANLYSLQLGTD from the coding sequence ATGACCCTCGCTACAGCCGCTCAGTCTCCACTCGATGCTAAGCCCAAGCTCTCGACCATGGGGCGGTTCTTGCGCTACTTTGCGCCCTACCGACAAGATCTGCCGATCGCACTGTTGCTGGTTGCCATTGGGGCCACGACCCAGGCGATCGGGCCACTGCTGATCGGTTGGGCGATCGACAACCTGATTTTGCAGGGTAACTTGCCGGGGCTGCTGTGGATGCTGGCGGCGCTGACGGTGATTTATCTCGTTGGGGTGTGGGCGATCCGGGGGCAGATCTGGCGGATGGGTGCGATCGTGCAGCGGCTGCTGGGGCAGCTGCGGCAGGATATTTTCGACAAGATCCAAAGTTTGCCGGTGAGCTTCTTCGATCGCAGCGAGGCGGGCGACTTGATGAGTCGTCTGCTCAACGATGTCAACACCGTCAACCAAGCCTTTGGCCTCACCATTCCCCAGGTGCTGGGTCAGACCTTTAGCCTGCTGGGCATCATCATCGCCATGCTCTCGATCAATTTGCAGCTGGGGCTGCTAAGCAATCTGGTGGTGCCGCTGATGATTTTTACCACCGGGTTTTTCTCGCGCTGGGCGAGAAGCCGCTTTCGCCTCACTCGGCAGACCATTGGCGACCTGTCGGCCAAGCTGGAAGAGGACATTGGCAGTGTCAAGGAGGCTCAGGCGTTTAACCGCACCCAGCTCAATATTGAAGAGTTTGACAGCCTCAACGCGGCGAACCGCAAGGCCAACGTGCAGGCGGTGGCGGTGACGGCGGCGTTTTTGCCCTCCATTGACTTGCTCAATACTCTGGCGACGGCGGGGGTGACGGCCTACGGCGGCTATCTGGCGGTGACGGGGGTGATGACGGTGGGCACGGTGACAGCCTTTGTGCTCTACGTGCAGCAGTTCTTTCGGCCGATCCAGATTCTCAGCCAGTTTTATACCCAGGCGCAGTCGGCGCTGGCGGGGCTCGATCGCATCTTTCTGCTGCTCGACGAGCCTGCTACCCTGCAAGATGCCCTCAACGCTACTGAGATGCCGCCGATCAAAGGCGAGGTGTGGTTTGAGTCGGTCGGGTTTGGCTACACTCCCAACCAGCGGGTGCTAAAGGAGGTCAACCTCTGCGCCCAGCCGGGGCAGATGGTCGCTCTGGTGGGGCCAACCGGGGCGGGCAAGAGCACGATTATCAACCTGATCATGCGATTTTACGATGTGTCGGAGGGGGCGGTGCGCATCGACGGGGTAGACGTGCGCAGCGTCACCCAGGCCAGCCTGCGCCGCCAGATTGGCATTGTGCTGCAAGACAATTTGCTCTTTACCGGCACCGTGGCCGAAAATATTGCCTTTGGTGCCCCCCACGCCAGCCAGGCCGACATCGAAGCGGCGGCCCAGGCGGCGAATGTGCATGAGTTCATCACCTCGCTGCCCCAAGGCTATAGCACCCGACTGGGAGAACGCGGCGCACCCCTGAGCCAGGGGCAGCGGCAGCTGGTGAGCATTGCCCGCGCGGTGCTGATTGACCCGCGCATCTTGCTGCTCGATGAGGCGACCAGCAGCATTGATACGCGTACGGAGGGGCTGGTGCAGGAGGCGATCGCCCGCCTCCTGCACAACCGCACCAGCTTTGTGATTGCTCACCGCCTCAGCACCGTCACCCAGGCCGACCAGGTGCTGGTGATTCAGCAGGGCGACATTGTCGAGCGGGGCACCCACGCCGAGCTAATAGCCCGTCAGGGCATCTACGCCAACCTCTACAGCCTGCAACTGGGCACGGATTGA
- a CDS encoding SDR family oxidoreductase: MSQVEQTPVALVTGGAQGIGLGITQLLLNQGWRVAVADMNMAAGAALQDTLPQFHESFIFLPCNVSQEHEVARCVGAAVDWFGHLNALINNAGIAHPYSGPVEDLALEDWNRWIGTNLTGYFLMVKHTVRHLRAARGAIVNISSVRALQSEPNSEAYAASKGGVVALTHALAMSLGPEVRVNCISPGWIDVSALKHPPQESHLSPTDHAQHPVGRVGHAQDIADMTYFLLSDKAGFITGQNIVVDGGMGRKMIYEE, encoded by the coding sequence ATGAGTCAGGTCGAGCAGACCCCCGTAGCTCTGGTAACCGGAGGCGCCCAAGGGATTGGCCTTGGCATCACTCAACTCCTGCTTAATCAGGGTTGGCGCGTTGCAGTTGCCGATATGAATATGGCCGCCGGCGCTGCCCTGCAAGACACTCTGCCCCAGTTTCACGAGTCGTTTATCTTTTTGCCCTGCAATGTATCTCAGGAGCATGAGGTGGCGCGCTGTGTCGGAGCTGCGGTGGATTGGTTTGGCCACCTCAACGCGCTGATCAACAATGCGGGCATCGCCCATCCCTACAGCGGCCCCGTCGAAGATCTAGCTCTGGAAGACTGGAATCGCTGGATTGGCACCAACCTGACCGGCTACTTTCTGATGGTTAAGCATACCGTCCGCCATCTGCGCGCTGCCCGGGGTGCGATCGTCAACATTTCTTCGGTTCGCGCCCTTCAGTCTGAACCCAACTCCGAAGCCTATGCCGCCTCTAAAGGAGGCGTCGTGGCGCTGACCCACGCCCTGGCCATGAGCCTCGGCCCGGAAGTTCGCGTCAACTGCATTAGCCCCGGCTGGATCGATGTCAGCGCGCTGAAACATCCGCCCCAAGAGTCGCACCTGAGCCCGACTGACCACGCCCAGCACCCCGTAGGGCGCGTGGGTCATGCTCAAGATATTGCCGACATGACCTACTTTTTGCTGTCA